A stretch of Planctomycetia bacterium DNA encodes these proteins:
- the yidD gene encoding membrane protein insertion efficiency factor YidD: MRFLWEMAVRGPSWALILLVRCYQWTLSPIFGRQCRFYPTCSNYMIGAIEKHGAVLGTLRGLWRICRCHPFHPGGFD, encoded by the coding sequence ATGCGGTTTCTGTGGGAAATGGCGGTGCGCGGACCCAGCTGGGCGCTAATCCTGCTCGTCCGCTGCTATCAATGGACGCTGAGTCCTATCTTCGGCCGCCAATGCCGCTTCTATCCGACATGCAGCAACTACATGATCGGCGCGATTGAGAAGCACGGCGCCGTGCTGGGTACACTCCGCGGCCTATGGCGCATCTGCCGCTGCCACCCGTTCCATCCAGGCGGCTTCGATC